Below is a genomic region from Rhodospirillum centenum SW.
GCGCAGGTCGGCGCCGTAGACGGTCGAATGGTAGTCGTAGTCGCGCTCCATGCCGGTGCCGCTGCCGGCCAGCACGGAGACGGAGAGCGAACGGCGGCTGACGGAATAGCCGCCGAAGAAGCCGTTGGAGGCGGCCAGCGCCACGGCGGAGCGCGACCAGCTTCCGTCCGCCCCGTCGGAGTTGCTGACGCCCTCCACCGCCAGGGCGGCTTCCTCCACCCGGCGGGCAGCGTCGATCAGCTCCTCCGCGCTCGGCTCGTAGGCGTCGCACAGGTCCAGGTCGGGCCAGTCATGCGCCAGGGCGCCGGGGTCGGCCAGACCGCAGAAGGGGTCCTCCGGCACCGTCCGCGCCATGGCGACGGCCCGTTCCGCCAGTTCCCGCAGCATCGCCGGGCTGCGGTCGGTGGAGGAGACGACGGCCATCCGCCGGCCGACGAAGACGCGCAGCCCGATGTCGCCGGACTCCGACCGCTCCAGGCTCTCCGGCCGGCCCAGCCGCATGCTCAGGGAGAGCGCGGCACTGTCCACCAGCAGGGCGTCCGCGGCGTCGGCCCCGGCCGTCCGGGCCAGCCGGATCAGGTCCTCCAGGACGGAGGCGGCGTCGGGACGGGAATCGGTCGGTCCTGGCATCGGGTGCCCCTCTCTGTCGCGGTCATCCAAGGTCTAGCAAACGGCCGGCGGCGGTAGAAGTCCTGCCGTGTCCGGCCGGTCGCCATCCGTCAGGGCAGATCGAACAGGTCGAGATCGACCGATGCCTCGTCCGGGTGCATCCGGTCCCGGCCCGGATTGTCGTAGGCCACCAGCAGGCGCCGGCCGCCGCCCGGCCCGGGCAGCAGCGTGAAGCCTTCGGCATGGTCGAAACCCTGGCCGTTCGGCAGGCGCAGCACATGCACCAGTTCCTGGCGGGGGATCACGTCGGCCTGCCGGGTCCGCAGGGCGCCGGGCCAGCGCCACAGATCGACCGGCCCGTCCAGGTCCATGGTCGGGCCGGCCAGCAGCAGCAGATCGTCGCCGTCCACCTTCATGTCGCGGATGCCCAGGCCGTCCAGGTCCAGGAAATGCTTGCGGTAGGGATCGTCGGCATCGGCCGCGTCCTCGCCGCCCTCCGTCTCCCCGATGGGGGCCAGCTTCAGCCGGCCCGCCTTGCCCGGCACCAGCCGCAGTTCCAGCACCACGGCCCAGCCGCGCAGCACCGGCCCGCGCAGCCCCAGGAAGACCCGCTCGCCGCCGCTGCCGGTCGCCGCGGCGATGCCCTCCACGTCGAAGCCGTTCTCCTTGGCGGGGATCTCCAGGAAGCGGGCCAGATGCTCGTCGCCCTTCAGCGCCTTGGTCAGCGGGTTGCCGCCGCCGTCCGTCATCTTCAGGCAGCCGGCCGCGAGGTGCGTGCCGTCGGCCAGCGTCACCTCGCGCCGCAGTTCGAAACCGCCGTCCGCCGCGGGCAGGCAGGGGATGCGGCCCAGCAGCCAGCGGTTGGGATCGGTCTTCACCTCCGTCAGCCGCTCCAGCGCCGCCTCGGCATCATTCTCCCCGACCTTGGGCTTCTTGCGGGCCAGGCTCATGGAGCCGGTGACCCAGAGCCACGGCGCGGCATAGGCGATCCCCTCGATGTCTGCCTCGCCCTCCGGGCCGGCCGGCAGGTCGAAGAAGTCCGCCAGCGGGAACACCGTATGGTCCCCGGCCCCGCCGCCGCCCTTCCCGAGCCCGGCCGCATCCAGGCGCAGCCGCTCGATCTGGCAGGTCTCGTCCGACGCCGTCCACAGGCAGGGACCGCTGGTGTCGAGGACGGAGAGGTTGCGGGCGAGCGCGATGTCCACCCCCTGTCCCAGCGTGCCGTGGTGGGACAGGTGCAGCGACAGGCGACCGATGGGGCGGGCAGGTTGGGGCAGGGCAGACTGTGACCGGGCGGGCTGGGGCATGGGGCTCTTTCCTGGACGGTGGACGGGAGCTGGATAACGCATGGAACGGCATTGCCGGCCAGCACGCCATGGTCTGGCCCCCAGGAAAGGGCGCTATGGACAGCGCACAGCGGATAACCCACCTTCACACAGTATCCCATCAGGGGAGCGGAAGATGAACGTCTCCGTCACCGAGGCGATGGCCCGGCTGGACGATCTTGTCCGCCGTGCCCAGGCAGGGGAAGAGGTCGTGCTGACCGACGGCGACCGTGGCGCCGTGCGGTTGGTGCCCGTCCGTCCGGCGGTGGAAAAGCCCGGCGTGCCTGTGGAACCGGCCGACAGGGAAGCCCGCCTCCGGGAGATCGGCCGGCGGGGTCGCCAGAAGGCGGGGACGGGCCCGACCGGTGCCCGCAGCCAGGATTTTCTCTATGGCGAGGATGGGCTGTTCTCGTTCTAGAATTTTCGCTTCTTTGGGGTGAGTAGTTTTTTGTCGCCAGATCGGATGCGATTTTCTATATCCTCCCGAAAATGTATTGCGTCATCTAGGGTGCAAATAAGGCTGTAAGATTCTGCGGGTTGATATTGAAATCCAATTTCGCAATGAAAATAGTGTTCATGCACTGTATTTACTGATTTAGATATACTATCAAGTGCCCGCCGCATGAGTTCTCTGCTTGCGGGCTTTAGAGGCTCCGCGGATCGTTCAAGTGTCAATTCAAGGTCTCTGTGGGCGATATGGCGGTTGCGCCAATCGCGACAGAAACCTGCATGTGACACGGCTTCATCAACGGATACCTGAACCCGTTCCTGAATCGATGATTCTACTAAAGATGGCAAAGCGAGAATGGTGAGGTTGTTTTTGCCCCTCTGGTGAGGTGGGTCAGTAAGCCTGGCCACGTGAAGGGTCAGTGATTCCCAGAGTCTTTTCTGAATAATTCCAAAGAAATTCGGACATATTGAGTTTATTATATTAATTCTATCCTCGTTTGCTCCAAAAATCTCAACGTATTCTATCCATTCTTTGTAGAGCCCAGAAACCTCTTGGAATATTGCGTGGAAGAAGACCCCAAGATCATTTCCCATTGTCTCAACATAGTCGGCCTTTATCTCATCTGATGTGCGAATATGCGACATGAGGCAGCCTCCCTACTTCCAGATCGGCTTGCCGCTCCCGGGCAGGCCCAGCTTGCCCCAGAGGTCGGTCACCCGGTCCACCACGGTCTGGTCCATGCGCAGGACCTGGCCCCATTCGCGGTGCGTCTCGGGGGGCAGCTTGTCGGTGGCGTCCAGGCCGATCTTGCCGCCCAGGCCGCTCTCGGGGCTGGCGAAATCCAGATAGTCGATCGGCGTGCCCTCGATCACGGTGATGTCGCGGGCCGGGTCCATCTTGGTGGAGATGGCCCACATCACGTCCTTCCAGTCCCGCGCGTTCACGTCATGGTCCACGACGATGACCCACTTCGTGTACATGAACTGGCGCAGGAAGGACCACACGCCCATCATCACGCGCTTGGCGTGGCCCGGATAGGCCTTCTTCATGCTGACGACGGCGATGCGGTAGCTGCATCCCTCCGGCGGCAGCCAGAAATCCACGATCTCCGGGAACTGCTGCTGCAACAGCGGGATGAACACCTCGTTCAGCGCCTCGCCCAGCACGCTGGGCTCGTCCGGCGGGCGGCCGGTGAAGGTGGAGAGGTAGATCGGGTCGCGCCGCATGGTGATGGCGGTGACGGTGAAGACCGGGAACTTCTCCACGCTGTTGTAATAGCCGGTATGGTCGCCGTAGGGTCCCTCGTCGGCGCACTCGTCCAGGCTGACATGGCCTTCCAGCACGATCTCCGCCGTCGCCGGAACCTTCAGCGGCACCGTCCTGCAGTCCACCAGATCGACCTTGCGGCCGCGCAGCAGGCCGGCGAACTGGTATTCGGAGAGCGTGTCCGGCACCGGCGTCACGGCGGCCAGGATGGTGCCGGGATCGGCGCCCAGCACGGCCGCGGCCGGCAGCGGCTCGCGCCGGCCCGCGCCCTTCCAGCGCTGGTGGTGCTGCGCGCCGCCGCGGTGCTTCAGCCAGCGCATGATGGTCTTGTTCCGGCCCAGCACCTGCATCCGGTAGATGCCGAGGTTGAAGTTGTCCTCGCGCGCCTCGCTGGGTCCCTTGGTGACGATCAGCGGCCAGGTGATCAGCGGCGCCGGCTCGCCCGGCCAGCAGGACTGCACCGGCAGCCGGCCGAGATCCACCTCGTCGCCGGTCAGCACCACCTCCTGGCAGGGCGCGCGGCTGACGCTGCCGGGCCGCATCGCCAGCACCTGCTTGGCCAGCGGCAGCAGGTCGAACGCCTCGCGCAGGCCGCGCGGCGGCTCCGGCTGCTTCAGGAAGGCCAGCGTCTCGCCCACCTGCCGCAGCTCGTGCGGCTCCCGGTCCATGCCCCAGGCGACCCGCTCCACCGTGCCGAACAGGTTGATCAGCACGGGCATCTCGCTGCGCGTGCCGTCGGCCCGGATCGGGTTCTCGAACAGCACGGCGGGGCCGCCCTCGGCCAGCAGGCGGGTGTGGATCTCCGTCATCTCCAGCACGGTGGAGACGGGTTCCTTGACCCGGACCAGCCGGCCCGTCTGCTCAAGCTTGGCGATGAAGTCGCGGAGGGAGGAAAAAGGCATCATGTCACCGGGATGGCAACCGGGCGGGGCGCCGGGGTTCGGCAAGGGTCCCCAGAAGATCGGGGAACGCGGGCGAAGGTCAAGCGGCGACACGCCACACGGTCGTCTCCCGCACGTCGCGGTCCTCAAGCTCCCGCGTCGTCGGGACCGCATAGGTCGCCACCGCCTCAAGCCCCTGGTCGGGCAGGTAGGAGCGGCCGGGATCGCCCAGCAGCACCGTCGTCCCGGCCGTGCTCAGGCTGCGGAACCACGCCATCGCCCGCTCCGCGAAGGGGCGCTCGTAACAGATGTCGCCGGCCAGCAGCACGTCCACGCCGGGCAGCGGCCGACCGATCAGGTCGGCGCACCTTCCCTCCACCGCCAGCCCGTTCAGCGCAGCGTTGAGCGCCAGCGCCTCCAGGGCGAAGGGGTCGATCTCCGCCGCCGTCACGGACGCCGCCCCGGCCTTCGCCGCCGCCAGGGCGACCAGCCCCGACCCGGTGGCGAAGTCCAGCACCCGCCGGCCCCGCACCGTCTCCGGCCGGTCCAGCACATGGCGGGCCAGGGCCTGCCCGCCGGCCCAGGCGAACGCCCAGAAGGGCGGCGGCAGGCCGGTGCGCTCCAGCCACGCCTCCGTCGCCAGCCAG
It encodes:
- a CDS encoding type II toxin-antitoxin system Phd/YefM family antitoxin; translated protein: MNVSVTEAMARLDDLVRRAQAGEEVVLTDGDRGAVRLVPVRPAVEKPGVPVEPADREARLREIGRRGRQKAGTGPTGARSQDFLYGEDGLFSF
- a CDS encoding class I SAM-dependent methyltransferase; this translates as MTIPPADRPAFIRAHTAIASPPLLPELRLHLATEITPLWLATEAWLERTGLPPPFWAFAWAGGQALARHVLDRPETVRGRRVLDFATGSGLVALAAAKAGAASVTAAEIDPFALEALALNAALNGLAVEGRCADLIGRPLPGVDVLLAGDICYERPFAERAMAWFRSLSTAGTTVLLGDPGRSYLPDQGLEAVATYAVPTTRELEDRDVRETTVWRVAA
- a CDS encoding UbiD family decarboxylase, which encodes MPFSSLRDFIAKLEQTGRLVRVKEPVSTVLEMTEIHTRLLAEGGPAVLFENPIRADGTRSEMPVLINLFGTVERVAWGMDREPHELRQVGETLAFLKQPEPPRGLREAFDLLPLAKQVLAMRPGSVSRAPCQEVVLTGDEVDLGRLPVQSCWPGEPAPLITWPLIVTKGPSEAREDNFNLGIYRMQVLGRNKTIMRWLKHRGGAQHHQRWKGAGRREPLPAAAVLGADPGTILAAVTPVPDTLSEYQFAGLLRGRKVDLVDCRTVPLKVPATAEIVLEGHVSLDECADEGPYGDHTGYYNSVEKFPVFTVTAITMRRDPIYLSTFTGRPPDEPSVLGEALNEVFIPLLQQQFPEIVDFWLPPEGCSYRIAVVSMKKAYPGHAKRVMMGVWSFLRQFMYTKWVIVVDHDVNARDWKDVMWAISTKMDPARDITVIEGTPIDYLDFASPESGLGGKIGLDATDKLPPETHREWGQVLRMDQTVVDRVTDLWGKLGLPGSGKPIWK
- a CDS encoding DUF3616 domain-containing protein, which produces MPQPARSQSALPQPARPIGRLSLHLSHHGTLGQGVDIALARNLSVLDTSGPCLWTASDETCQIERLRLDAAGLGKGGGGAGDHTVFPLADFFDLPAGPEGEADIEGIAYAAPWLWVTGSMSLARKKPKVGENDAEAALERLTEVKTDPNRWLLGRIPCLPAADGGFELRREVTLADGTHLAAGCLKMTDGGGNPLTKALKGDEHLARFLEIPAKENGFDVEGIAAATGSGGERVFLGLRGPVLRGWAVVLELRLVPGKAGRLKLAPIGETEGGEDAADADDPYRKHFLDLDGLGIRDMKVDGDDLLLLAGPTMDLDGPVDLWRWPGALRTRQADVIPRQELVHVLRLPNGQGFDHAEGFTLLPGPGGGRRLLVAYDNPGRDRMHPDEASVDLDLFDLP